One Etheostoma cragini isolate CJK2018 chromosome 6, CSU_Ecrag_1.0, whole genome shotgun sequence DNA window includes the following coding sequences:
- the tstd3 gene encoding thiosulfate sulfurtransferase/rhodanese-like domain-containing protein 3 isoform X1, whose product MALRRCFAGVVPRLLWNSTVLSGSSVPGARSSVLRLVNTHHGCKTTELLLRGFSSTPPSTDVTYKQLKQLLAGGKVVLIDVREPWELREYGVIPGSINVPLGQVNTALQLGPEEFSEQYGGEMPQQTDNIVFTCLKGIRSKDALNTAASLGYKDIKHYPGGWQDWVKNE is encoded by the exons ATGGCTCTCCGAAGGTGTTTTGCAGGGGTTGTTCCGCGGCTGTTATGGAACAGTACCGTCCTGTCTGGGTCCTCCGTCCCGGGGGCACGAAGCTCTGTGCTCCGCCTTGTCAACACTCACCACGGTTGCAAAA CTACCGAGTTGCTGCTCCGCGGGTTCAGTTCAACGCCACCGAGCACGGATGTGACTTACAAGCAGCTGAAGCAGCTCCTGGCGGGCGGGAAGGTTGTACTTATAGACGTCAGAGAGCCCTGGGAACTCAGGGAGTACGGCGTCATCCCCGGGTCAATTAACGTTCCTC TGGGACAGGTGAACACTGCCCTCCAGCTGGGTCCGGAGGAGTTCAGTGAACAGTACGGTGGTGAAATGCCCCAGCAGACGGATAACATTGTGTTCACCTGTCTGAAAGGGATCAGGAGCAAGGACGCGCTCAACACTGCCGCCTCGCTGGGATACAAAGA CATTAAGCATTACCCGGGTGGATGGCAAGACTGGGTGAAAAACGAATGA
- the tstd3 gene encoding thiosulfate sulfurtransferase/rhodanese-like domain-containing protein 3 isoform X3 produces the protein MNLSTKQSSVSTTELLLRGFSSTPPSTDVTYKQLKQLLAGGKVVLIDVREPWELREYGVIPGSINVPLGQVNTALQLGPEEFSEQYGGEMPQQTDNIVFTCLKGIRSKDALNTAASLGYKDIKHYPGGWQDWVKNE, from the exons ATGAACTTGTCGACTAAGCAAAGCAGCGTTTCAA CTACCGAGTTGCTGCTCCGCGGGTTCAGTTCAACGCCACCGAGCACGGATGTGACTTACAAGCAGCTGAAGCAGCTCCTGGCGGGCGGGAAGGTTGTACTTATAGACGTCAGAGAGCCCTGGGAACTCAGGGAGTACGGCGTCATCCCCGGGTCAATTAACGTTCCTC TGGGACAGGTGAACACTGCCCTCCAGCTGGGTCCGGAGGAGTTCAGTGAACAGTACGGTGGTGAAATGCCCCAGCAGACGGATAACATTGTGTTCACCTGTCTGAAAGGGATCAGGAGCAAGGACGCGCTCAACACTGCCGCCTCGCTGGGATACAAAGA CATTAAGCATTACCCGGGTGGATGGCAAGACTGGGTGAAAAACGAATGA
- the tstd3 gene encoding thiosulfate sulfurtransferase/rhodanese-like domain-containing protein 3 isoform X2: MALRRCFAGVVPRLLWNSTVLSGSSVPGARSSVLRLVNTHHGCKTTELLLRGFSSTPPSTDVTYKQLKQLLAGGKVVLIDVREPWELREYGVIPGSINVPLGQVNTALQLGPEEFSEQYGGEMPQQTDNIVFTCLKGIRSKDALNTAASLGYKDRSLIRSPSSFCSAFN, encoded by the exons ATGGCTCTCCGAAGGTGTTTTGCAGGGGTTGTTCCGCGGCTGTTATGGAACAGTACCGTCCTGTCTGGGTCCTCCGTCCCGGGGGCACGAAGCTCTGTGCTCCGCCTTGTCAACACTCACCACGGTTGCAAAA CTACCGAGTTGCTGCTCCGCGGGTTCAGTTCAACGCCACCGAGCACGGATGTGACTTACAAGCAGCTGAAGCAGCTCCTGGCGGGCGGGAAGGTTGTACTTATAGACGTCAGAGAGCCCTGGGAACTCAGGGAGTACGGCGTCATCCCCGGGTCAATTAACGTTCCTC TGGGACAGGTGAACACTGCCCTCCAGCTGGGTCCGGAGGAGTTCAGTGAACAGTACGGTGGTGAAATGCCCCAGCAGACGGATAACATTGTGTTCACCTGTCTGAAAGGGATCAGGAGCAAGGACGCGCTCAACACTGCCGCCTCGCTGGGATACAAAGA CCGCAGCCTCATCAGGTCACCCTCCAGCTTCTGCTCAGCATTCAATTAA